Proteins found in one Plasmodium sp. gorilla clade G2 genome assembly, chromosome: 14 genomic segment:
- a CDS encoding methyltransferase, putative, which produces MAVYGKISYWNERYTNEEEQFDWHQRWYGVKHIFTELEIKNDANILNIGCGTSKFSEEMLDSGYTNITNIDASSVCIKKMQEIYNDKPNLKYILMNVCDMREFKNEEFDLVIDKACLDSIVCSEDSLKSIEEMLSEVSRILKSNGIFVIISHAQPAYRLVYLQKEDYNWDITVKTVQRPMLGIVAPPVDDNLHYIYICKKQDTSK; this is translated from the exons ATGGCAGTg TATGGTAAAATATCTTACTGGAACGAGCGATATACAAA tgaAGAAGAGCAATTTGATTGGCACCAAAGATGGTATGGAGTGAAGCATATTTTTACAGAgcttgaaataaaaaatgatgcaaacattttaaatatagGATGTGGAACATCAA AATTTAGTGAAGAAATGCTGGATAGTGGATACACAAATATAACCAACATAGATGCATCATCTGTATGCATAAAGAAAATgcaagaaatatataatgataaaccCAActtaaaat ACATATTAATGAATGTTTGTGATATGAgagaatttaaaaatgaagaatttgATTTAGTTATAGATAAAGCATGTCTAGATTccatagta TGTTCAGAAGATTCTTTAAAGAGTATTGAAGAGATGTTATCCGAAGTGTCTAGAATATTAAA gTCTAATggtatttttgttattatatcaCATGCACAACCAGCATATAGACTTGTATATTTACAG aaaGAGGATTATAATTGGGATATAACAGTTAAGACTGTTCAACGTCCCATGCTAGGAATAGTAG cTCCACCTGTGGATGATAATTtacactatatatatatttgtaaaaagCAAGATACaagcaaataa
- a CDS encoding hemolysin III: protein MELYKNCFSNFRNVFNSDYIFDVKGSTKIDENEIANFIKSKDLCENDRNIVELYLEKKINKIMLIKYMERKNKTLFRGKIHLMLVFISPLWIFYMLYLSKTLTARIFTSIAVLCIFFNFFASFLLHNFEWKPKFFFFIEKMDHFGIFLMISGSLLPVQALLFNKIKLLFFISLQFLAILFGCLIVFFSCFSTGNRFIRATIFTFAGLLHIIFIKDYVSLLYGNEFILLILLGILYVIGAVIYSVKKPNIVPGILEFHEVFHICCLGSAVCTFVLNCSVIKRA, encoded by the exons ATGGAATTATATAAGAACTGTTTTTCAAATTTCAGAAATGTCTTTAATAgtgattatatttttgacGTAAAGGGCAGTACAAAAATTGATGAGAATGAAATTGCGAATTTTATTAAGTCAAAAGATTTATGTGAAAATGATAGGAATATAGTAGAATTATATCTtgagaagaaaataaataagattatgttaataaaatatatggaaagaaaaaacaaaacattATTTAGAGGAAAGATACATTTAATGTTAGTATTCATATCACCATTATGGATTTTTTATATGCTATATTTATCAAAAACATTAACAGCAAGAATATTTACCTCTATAGCTGTATTatgtattttctttaatttttttgctTCTTTCTTACTTCACAATTTTGAATGGAAAcccaaattttttttctttattgaAAAAATGGATCATTTTGGAATTTTCTTAATGATTAGTGGTTCCTTGTTACCAGTTCAagctttattatttaataaaattaaattattattttttatttctcttCAATTTTTAGCAATATTATTTGGATGTCTTATTGTTTTCTTTAGTTGTTTCTCAACGGGAAATAGATTTATAAGGGCAACCATTTTTACATTTGCTGGATTACtacatatcatttttattaaggattatgtatcattattatatggaAACGAATTTATACTTTTAATACTTCTAggtattttatatgttataggAGCAGTTATATATTCGGTCAAAAAGCCAAATATTGTTCCAG gTATACTGGAATTTCATGAAGTTTTCCACATTTGTTGTTTGGGAAGTGCTGTTTGCACCTTTGTCCTAAATTGTAGTGTTATTAAAAGAGCAtag